The genome window CGTCTTCATTGTCATGGAAGGTTTTGTACATCCCAAAAATCTTGTTGTGGTTGCGGGCCATGTCAATGCCCCGCCCGTTATCGGCCACACTTAGCACGGTGTAGTCGCCCTCGCGGTAGCTATCCAGGGTTAGTTGCGGCGAAGCACTTGCCGAGCGGTACTTGATGGCGTTACTGAGCAGGTTAAGCAAAATGCTGTCTAGGTAGGCGGGTACTACCTGTACTGTTACTTCCTCCGGAATGTTCAGGGTAACAGTTAATTGGCTTTCGTGAATCAGAACATTCATGGCCTCCAGAGTGCGGCTTACCTCCTGGCGCAGGCCGCGCATCTCCTTGGGCTGCAAACCCATGTTATTAACCGTGACAATCTCATTCAGGTTGATGATGGTCTCGGCCAGCTTGTCGGTGCTGGTTTTGAGCATCTCCAGAAACATGGTGGCCTGGGCTTCATCCGTGGCGTTCTGCAGGAATTTTACCAGGGCCGTCAGGTTGGCGGAGTGCGAGCGGATGTTGTGGGAAATGATGTAGGCGAAGTTCTGAAGCCGGGCGTTTTGCTGGTTGGTAAGGGCCAGCAGCTGCTTGGACCGCTCCAAATTGTCTACCAGCAGCGTCACGTCGTAGCCCACGCACTGAATTTCCACTACCTCCCCGTTGCTGCCCACAATCCCTTTGAACTCCCAGTGGTTGGACTTCACCGCATTGTCGTGGTAGGGCTTGCGCAAAATTACCTGGTGGGGCACGTTGGGCTCTTCAAAGCACAGGCCCACCGTAACCAGGCACTTGGCGCGGTCCTCCTCAATAATGCTCATCAGGGATGAGGTGCCGATGATTTTGCTGTCCAGCCCGAAACGCTCGTAGAAGAAATCGTTCACGTAGGTGTAGTTGCCCCGCGCGTCGGTCCGGATAATGTACACCGACTGGTTGCCCAGAATTGCCCCGTAGTGGCCGGCTACTTCCTGGGCGCTGATTTCCTCGTTGCGCTGCCGGGTAATGTCTACCAGCACCCCGAGCAGGCGGTGGGGCTGCCCCAGGTTGTTGCGCAGCACCAGCCCCCAGCAGTGCAGCCACATCGTCGAGCCATCGTGGCAGGTAGCCTGTACCACTTGGTCGAAGGAGTAGGTATGATCGGCAATACTGGTGGCTATGTACTCAGCCGTAGCGGTTTCCTCCTCGGGGCTAATGGCTGCCTTCCAAGCCGCCGCCTGGTTGAACTGAGCATCGGGCTCATAATCCAGACTACGCCAGAATTTGGCAGTAGCCCACTTCTCCTGGTCCCCCGTCAGGTTCCAGTACCACAGCCCAGCCAGCGTTGATTCCTGGATAAAGTCAAAAACGGTTTCGTCTGAGGCTTGTAATGCGCGCAGCTCTTGCTCTAAATAACTCATTGTATTACAACTGCTTGTAAAGCTGAACAAAGAATGGTCGCAGGGGCATGGGGTAGGAGCTAGTGGTGAAAGGGTAACAAATAGGCGGAAGCAGCTACGTAGTTCGGTACGCCAGTAGCTTTTCTTGCGAAAAGAATACTTCTACTTGGCGTTAAACAGAGCCGTGTGGTTCTTTGTATTGTGTAGTAAACTCAAAATAACCTCATTGTTTCAAACAAATAACGAACTATCAAATTTTTAATCCTGAATCGAGAATTTTTCCCAGCTTGGGTTACGCAGTTATCTTTTTCCAATAGGCCCTTGGTCTGCATAAGCGGGTCACTATCTTATTGGCGGTAGAAACCCTACGTCCGTCTTAGGCTCGGAATTTGTTGCCGTCCTTATTATGTCTCACCCGCCCGTGGCAAAAGCGCCAAAATTAGTATACGTCATTGAAAATGACCGAATTAGCTCCGTCATTTCAGAGTTAATCGTGAAAAAGAACTTGCTCAGCAGTGAGGTGCAAACCTACACCAACGGACAGCAGGCCTTTGACCAACTGCAAGGGTGCCTGCAGCAGCAAGCGCCCCTCCCAGACCTTATCCTGCTAGATTTGGACATGCCCCTGATGGATGGCTGGGAATTTCTGGATGCCTGCGCTACGCTAGCCCTCCCCCACCCCGTGAATATTTTTATTCTTACTTCCTCCATCAACCCCGAGGACTCCAGCAAGCTGCTGGCTCACCGTGAGGTAAAAGGATTTTTCACCAAACCCCTGAACGAGGAAGGCATCCGCCGCATGCAGCTGCTGTTGCAGGAAGTGTAGCGGCAGCGGCCCATATACTGCTTTCTACCCGTAGCTGGCTGGGTTACGCGCGGTCCGGTTGCGCTTCGGGCTAAGAAATCTGGTTAGCGGCTCTTTTATAGTATGCGTTTTCTATCACTACCTCCCCTACCCGGCGGCAGCCTATTTACTTGCCTAAGCTGGGGGCAGGCTTGCTCCTATGCGCTGGTAGCCGCTTGCTGCCTGCTCGTCCGGTTTCCGGCCTATGCCACCACCGTGTTGGGGCCGGTGCTGCTCGTGGGCCTGCTGGGCTTGGGAGTTGCCCACGGCGCCTGCGACCAGCTGGTGTGGCCCGTGTATCGTCCGGTCCGGGGTTCCCGCTGGGTGTACCAGGTGCGGTTTGGGCTCGGCTACCTCGGCTTGGCCGGGGGTGTTGGGTTGGTGTGGTGGCAGTGGCCAGGCGTGGCGGCGGTTTTCTTTTTTGGCCTGACTGCCTGGCACTGGGGTTCGGCTGATGCGCCGGCCTACCCGCAGCGTGGCATTTGGTTGGCGCACAGCCTACTTCGTGGAGTCTTGCTATTGGCGCTGCCGGCGTACTTCTGGCCCGCTGAAACGGTAGGGCACGTGAATGGGCTGTTGCTGCTGACCGGCGCCCCGCCCGCTCAGCTTGATTCCTACGCACCCGGAGGGCTGCTAGGGCTGGTACTAGCCGGACACCTGGGGTTGTGGGCGTACTTGGGCTGGCAGCGCCTACCTGGCCGCTGGCTGCGCGATGTGGGGGAAGTGTGCTTGCTAGCGTGCTTGTTCAGCAGTTGGCCGCCCTTGCTGGCCCTGGGCGTGTATTTCGTGTTTTGGCACAGCTTACAGCACATTTTGCGGCTTGCGCCCCTGCTTGGCTACGCGGCGGGGCCGAGCCGGTTGGGCGCACGGGGGCGGCGGAAGCTGCTATTTTTCGCCCGTCGCGCCTGGCCCATGCTGGCCGCGAGTTTGGTGTTGCTAGCCGGCGCGCATGCCCTAGGTGGCACTTGGCTTCCGGCCCAGAATGCCTGGCTGGGACTGGTAGTACTAGCGGCTTCCGTCGTGACTGTGCCCCACGCCTTGCTGGTTACCCTGGTGATGGATGCCCCCAAGTGGCGGGCGCGCCCATATTTGGCCGCTGGCAATCCCTTGGTCTTGCCAGCAGGGCAGCCACCGGAAAGCGGCACAGCGTTGCAAGCCTACGGCGGCAGGTAGGCCGGCTATTGCTCATAGGCGTCCAGCAGTTCGTCCAGGGTTTTGGCCCGCTGCTGATGAAAGCGCGGGTAATGATACGCGTCCAATTTCAGCAGCAGATACAGAAGCTGCTGGCGCTCAGGCGTGTTCAGGTTGCCGGCCAGCACACGCGCTACCTGCTCCATGCGCTCAAAAAGCTGGAACAATACCTCCCGACCACTATCTGAAAGCATGAGTACACGGCTGCGCCGATCATGCGAGTGCATCTGCTCCGTAACCAGTCCTTGCTTGTGTAAGCGCCGGATAACCTCCATGCCCCCTGATTTTTCGTGGATGTTCCGTCCTATCAGATCCGTCTTGCTCAGGGGCTGGTAGGCGTTCAGGGTAGCCAGGTAAGTGAAGTCTTCCAGGGTAGTCAGGGGAGAATCGCGCAGGGCCAGGCGCGAATACGAGCGGGCGTAGCGGGATAGAAAGGTGATGAGCTTGCTGATGCGTGACTCATCAAACTCCCGGACGTGTACTTGCTCCCGACTAACGGTAGTTGTGTCTGGGGGGGCGCTGGTATGGGCTTGTAGCCAGTGAGAAAAGTCTGCCAGTTGGTTGGGCTGATCGGGTAAAGACTGCGCCTCATATTTTTCAACGGCGGCCAGCAACTGCTGCAAGAAGGCGTAGTTCATCGGGCAAAGGTAGCACTCTAGTCTTCTACTACTGTTGAGGTTACCTCAAACTGCGTCCTAACCCGCTGATACGGCCCGACAACAGGCTTCTTCTACCCCAAGAGGAGCGGCTATGATTTGCACTTCACCGGCCACCGCCAGGTTCGGTTCACACAACAGTAGTCCAGGCGAAAAGGAAAGGGTAGAGCCTTTGCCCTAAAAATCAGGTAGGCTTTTACGGCTTTCACCGAGAAATGCAAAGCAACAAACGCTCCATTGGACTTGAATTGGGAAAGACCAAACGATAAAACAAGAGCATGAATATCCAGTTTCTTCTATGTTTTCTTGATTAAAGTAAGATATAATATAATTATTACATCAAAATAACTACATGCTATGGAAATAGTGAAAGTCGTCTTGCGAATCGAGTCAAATTGATACGATCTTACACTATTATTCCTAAAATTAGAATTTGAATGAACCCAACTTTTACCCGCGTGTGGCTGGTGTTAACCTGCCTTGTTTTTTGTACTATTCATACAACCTGGGGGCAAACAGCTACGGCAGCCCTGGGTGGCACTGTAGTGTCCGTAACGGGTAGCCCTGTTGCCGGAGCGGCCGTTACGGCCATTCACTTGCCCACGGGACTGCGCCGCGCCGCGGCCACCGATTCGGCGGGCATCTTTAGCATTCCGGATGCACTTGTTGGCGGGCCCTTTGCCGTCCAGGTAACGCAGCCTAGCTTCCGTACTCAGGTGATTACCAACGTGTTCCTGTCTGCTGATAAAGCGGTGCAGCTCAGCATTGCGCTAGCCCCCGACGTGGTGCAAGTGGGTACGCGCCGGATTGACCGCACGGTGCTGGAGTCCGCGGTACCGGTAGACGTAATTGACATGCGTGAGCTGCTGGCCACCGGGCCCCAGACTGATCTGACCCAGATTCTGAACTACTCGGTGCCTTCCTTTAACTCGACCCGCCAAACCTCCGCCGACGGGGCCGACCACGTCGATCCGTCGTCGCTACGGGGCCTGAGCCCGGACCAGATGCTGGTGCTAGTGAACGGCAAGCGCCGCCACACCACGGCCCTGATTAACCTACTCGGTAGCCGTGGCGTGGGCAACGTAGGCTATGACCTGAACACGGTTTCCTCCAATGCCATTGACCGGATTGAGGTGCTGCGCGACGGCGCCGCGGCCCAGTACGGCTCCGATGCCATTGCCGGGGTTATGAACATCAACCTGCGCGCCGACAACAAAGGTGGCAACGTGCTGCTGAGCACGGGCATTACCAGCGCCGGCGACGGTCTGAGCACCCTGTTTAGCCTAAACAAAGGCTTTAAACTGGGCCAGAAAGGCTTCCTGAACCTGACCGGCGACGTGGATTACCGCGGCGCCACTACCCGCCAGTACTCGCGCAGCCTCAATTCCTGGCCAGTATTTTCCAGCAACCGCGCCTCCGAAGATTCCGCGCTAGCCGCGAACGGCAAAACTTACCGGGACTTCGAGCAGGTAAACGGCGACGCCAAAATCCGCAATTACCGGCTGCTCTATAACCTGGGCGCTCCGCTCAGCAACAAGGTATCGTTCTACTCCTTTGGGGGCTTTAACTACCGCCGCGGCCGAGCCGTTGCGCCTTGGGTGCTACCCTCGGCCCAACCCGCCGACATTGTGGATAGCATCTTCCCCCTGGGCTACCAGCCCAACATCAACACGCGCATTCATGATGCGTCCGGGGCGGCCGGCATTACGGCTAGCCTAGGTCAGTGGAAGCTGGATGTCAGCCACGTAGTGGGCCTCAACCGCATGCACTACGATGTCAGCAACACGCTTAACAGCACCCTAGGTACGGCCTCGCCTACCCAGTTTGATGCCGGCGGCCTGCAGTTCCGCCAGAACGTAACCAACGCCACCCTGAGCCGGCTGTTTCCGCAGGTACTGGCCGGCACCAACGTAGCCTTCGGCACGGAGTACCGCACCGAGAACTACCTAATTTTTGCTGGTGAAGAGGCTTCCTGGAAGGATTACGGAAGGGGTGCCGCCGGGGCCTCGGGTGGCGCTCAGGGCTTTATCGGCTTTGACCCCGCGGCAGCCATCGAGGGCAACCGCAACAACATCGGGGGCTTCGTGGACGTGGAAGCTGACATCACCAAAAAGTGGACGATTGGCACGGCCGTACGCTTTGAGAATTACTCAGACTTTGGCTCGGCCTTCATTTACAAGCTGAACACCCGCCTGCAGCTGGCCAAGTTTCTTTCGGTGCGGGCTGGCTACAACACGGGCTTCCGGGCTCCATCCTTGCAGCAGGCGCTGTACCGTCAGCTCACGCTACTACCCGTCAATAACGGGGTAGTGTACACGGGTATCTTCAACAACCAGAGCGAGGTAACCCGCGCGGCCGGTATTCCGGCCCTGCAGCCCGAAAAGTCGCGCAACTTTAGCGCCGGCCTGATCCTGACGCCTTCGCCCGCCCTGACCTTCACGGTGGACGCCTATCAGATTGCCATTGATGACCGGATTATCCTGTCGGGTTTGCTGGGCCAGGGCATCACGCCGGCCCTGGATGCGGCCCTCACCCAAGCCAACGCCACCAACGCCCAGTTCTTTACTAACGCGGTAAACACGCGCACCCAGGGCCTGGACCTGGTAGCCAGCTACCGCCGCCCCGTGGGTCGCGGCAACTTCCTGGCCAGCCTGGCGGCTAACTTCAACCGCAACACCATCCGTAGCATTGACGTGCCAACAGCTTTTGCCAAGCTGCAGAGCGACGACGACCTGGGTAATAACTATGTGGATCAGCGCCAGCTTTCGCTGATTGAGACGGGTAACCCCAAGAGCAAGCTCATTCTAAACACGAGCTACGAGGTAGGCAAGTTTAACCTACTGGTGCGCAACGTCCGCTACGGGCAGGTTAGCAGCTACGATTTCAACTTTGACCCCTTGGCTGAAGGCAGCTACTATCTGGTGTTCAAGCCCCGGCTGACCACGGATCTGCAGCTGAGCTACAAGCCCAAGCAGGCCCTGCAGCTCACGGCCGGCGTGAACAACTTGTTCAATGTGCAGCCTAACACCATTGCCGAAGCTGCCCGCAACGGTAATCCCCCAATCGGCTTCAAAACCCAGGCTGAGTTCGACGCCTACTTCCAAAACAAGTACGGCCAGCCTTCCTACCTGCCCTACGACTTCGACATTCTGCCTTACCACTCCCACCAGATGAACTTCAACGGGACGTTCTTCTACCTAAAGGCAGTGTATAACTTCGGCCTGTAAGCTGCGGGCTACCAGTTTCCCGGGCCGGCGGCCTACCTTCCCTGCCGGGGAGAAGCGGCCGGTCCGGGAGCCGTTTTCTTTTGCTTAGCTCTACTACCTCCTGTATGAAGAAGCACTACGCTATTTCGTATGTTATTATCCTGTTGCTGCTGCACAGCGTGCTGGCGGCCGCTGCCCCTCTGCGAGCTCCTGCTTCTCCCCTCGATGGGCTCTGGAAAGGCCCGTTGAAAGTACCTGGTGGTCAGTGGGAAGTGGTTTTCCGGGTAGTGCCGCTGACCGGTGGCAGCTACTTTGCGACCCTGGATGTGCCCATTCAACGGGTGAGCGGTATTTCAGTGGCCGTGGAAGTGCAGGGCGATTCGGTAAGCTTCGTGGCTGAGCAGGTAGGTAGCCGCTTTACCGGGCAGCTTTCCGCCAGCGGGCAACAAGTACAGGGCACCTGGCGCCAAAATGGCTTCAAAACGCCCCTGACCCTGCAGCTGGTGCCGGCCTCGGCCGTGGCGGGCGCCAAAACCCGACTGACGCCCCCTTACCAGGAAGAAGAAGTGACGTTTACCAGCAGCCAGGAGGCACTCCGCCTAGCCGGCCTGTTGTCCTTACCCCCGGGCACAGGGCCGTTCCCGACCGCCGTGTTGGTTTCCGACGCCGGAGCCCAGGACCGGGACGGCACCGTAGGCGACTACCGCCCTATGGGCGCGCTGGCCGACTACCTAACCCGCCGTGGCATTGCCGTTCTGCGCTTTGATGACCGGGGTGTGGGCGGCTCCAGCGGCTCGGCGGCTCCAGCTACCATTTCCGACGTGGTAACGGACGTGCAGGCGGCGCTAAACTTCCTGCGTACTCGCCCCGAGGTAGATTTAACCCGCCTGGGTATTATTGGGCACGGTGAGGGTGGCAACGTGGCCCTGCTGGCGGCGGCTCAACCCCTCCCCCCCGCCTTTGTAGTGGCCCTGGCCGCGCACGGGCTGCCTGGCAGCGACATTGTTATTCAGCAACAAACCAATGTGCTGCGCTCCTTGGGTACGGATCAAGCACAGGTTGAACAAGCTGTGAAGCGCCAGCAGGCCATGCTCGAAATCATTCGGCAAACTCCCGATGACGCCCAAGCACAGGCCATTGTGGCCAACATGCTGCGCCAAAACAATTCCTCCATGGATCCGGCGGCAGCTAAAGCCAGCGCCGCCGAGCTTACCTCGGCCCGCTACCGGCAATTCCTGTCGTTTAACCCCATTGCTAAGCTTCCCGACGTGAAGTGCCCCGTGCTGCTGCTCAACGGAACGGCCGACCTGTACGTGGCCGCCGACGCTAACATGGCTCCCCTGGCGAAAGGCCTGAAAAATAACAAAAGCGTGGTCAGCCGCAAGCTACCCGGCGTCAACCATTTGTTTCAGCCTGACCCCAAGGAGTGGCCCCTGGTGAACGGGCAAGCCAAGGAAATATTCTCACCCCAGGCCCAGGAAGCAATCCGGGAGTGGATTGTTGAGCCGGTTAAAAAGTAAGTCGACTCGGGCAGTGGAAGCAGCGGATGTTGCTACCACTGCCCAGGCCGCGCTCCATCATTAGTATCCTTCATACTTTCATTAGTATCCTTCATACTTTCCACTCATACGCCTACCCACATGAAGCTACCGTTTACTTCTTCTATTCCCCAGGCCCGCACGCAGTTGCTGCGCTCCTTACAGCAAGCTTTCCGACTGGCCGTAGTCGCTAACGAGCCGGGGGCTCCCTCGGCCGATGAGCTTGCCGAAATGGCTACCAGCCAGACGCGACGCGACTTTCTCACTAACACAGCCAAAATGGGCCTGTTAGTTAGCGCCGGCGGGCTGCTATCTGCCTGCGACACGGAGGTAGTGGAGCCTGCGTTGGAGCCGCAAAGGCAGCAAAGCCTGGGCTCGCTTACGGGGGTAGCCCCGCGGGTAGTGGTAGTGGGGGCAGGCATGGCCGGTTTGAACTGCGCCTATCAGCTCAAGAAAGCTGGCGTGCCGGCCCGCGTGTACGAAGCCAGCAACCGGGCCGGGGGCCGCATTTTCACCGCCCGCGGCCTAATGGGTCCTGGGCTCACCACGGAGCTGGGAGGCGAGTTTATTGACAGCGGCCACGCCGACATGCTGCAGCTAGCCCAGGAGTTTGGCTTGCCTCTCTACGATGTAGAGTCGCCCAGCGAAACCGTGCTGCAAAAGGACGCCTATTTCTTCGGGGGCAAGCAGTACACCGTAGCGCAGGTAATTGCCGCTTTCCAGCCGTACGCGCGGCAAATGCAGGCTGATATTCGCTCGCTGCCGGGCACTATCACCTTCGAGAAGATGAACGCGGCCGCAGCCCGCTTTGATCAGATGTCGATTGCCGCCTATTTCGACTCGATTCACATGACAGGCTGGATCCGGACGTTGCTGGAAGTGGCCTACCTGACCGAGTACGGACGGGAAGTAAATGACCAGACCTCGATTAACTTCCTGTGGCTGTTCTCGGCCGACACCAGCAAGGGCACTTTTGACATTTTTGGTGTTAGCGATGAACGCTACAAAATTAAGGGTGGCAACCAGCAGCTCACCGATGCCCTGCACGAGCAGTTAGCCGGTCAGGTAACGCTGCAGCACAAGCTCGTGGCCCTGAGCCAGCAGGGTAGCGAATACCACCTAACGTTCGAGCAAGCCAGCGGCACTCGCCTCACCGTGGTAGCCGATTACGTGGTACTGACCATTCCTTTTACCATTCTGCGGACGGTAGATTTGCAGGTAGCCTTGCCCGCTTGGAAGCTGAACGCCATCCAGAACCTGGGCTACGGTACCAATGCCAAGCTATTTTTGGGCTTTAATGGCCGGCCCTGGCGCAACAATGGCTACACTGGCTACCTGTTCTCCGACCAGACGGCTCAGAGTGGTTGGGACAGCGGCCAATTGCAGCCCACCACCCAGACGGCGTTTACCGTCTATCTGGGCGGACAAGCGGGCGTAGCTGTGGGCTCCGGTTCGGCCCAGTCGCAGGCCGGCAAGTTTCTGCCCGTACTGGAAAAGGCCTGGCCGGGTACGCAGGCCGCCTTCAACGGCCAGGTTGAGCGCTTCCACTGGCCTACGCACCCGCACACGCTGGCTAGCTACGCCTGCTACCGGGTAGGACAGTTCAGCACTATTGCCGGGGCCGAAGGCAAACCCGTGGGCAACCTATTTTTCGCCGGTGAGCATTGCAGCGCCTGGTACCAGGGCTTCATGAATGGCGCCGCCGAAACTGGCCGCATGGCGGCCTCGGACGTGCAAGCGGCCCTGCGCACCAAAAACACGGCCCTTCACCAGCGGATGCGGCAGCGGGAAAAAAGCCTGGCTTAGCGCAACGAGGCTGATGGCATAAAAGCTGTTATGCCGCCTTGCGGCCATAATCTTAACCGCTCTCCGGCGCTTATGCTGCGCACAGCCAAGCATTGGCTACCGCACTACTCGTGTTACTAAACAAACAGCTCCGGCCAGTTGGCCGGAGCTGTTTGTTTTTAGAACTCTGCGTGGCGCAACTATAAGCCGCCGGCCAGCCCAGAAGTATGTAGAGGATTCACTCGTATTGACGGCTAACAGCCCAGGCAATAACGGCGTGACCTATCACCTCATCGGTAACCGAAGCAGGCTTCGGACCTAATCTCTGGTAAAGCAAACGCCCTGGCTGCCAGTGGCAACCAGGGCGGTGGTGATCCCGCTGGGATTCGAACCCAGGACCCATACATTAAAAGTGTATTGCTCTACCAGCTGAGCTACAGAATCATTTGTTTTCTTTGCAAACGGCGAATGTTTTTCGCTGATTGTGGCACAAAAGTAGAGGCCCAAGTTTAACCGTGCAACTGTTTTGCTAAAAAAAGTCCTCCTTTTTTTCCTTTTTGGAGCCCTGATTTTTCAAGCGGCTCAGGCCCAAAAAGTTACTCCACGCCTTCTGCATGCTGATTCCCTGTTTGAAACGGGTCGTCCAGAGCAGGCCTACCCGCTCTACCGCCGCGTACGGGAGCAGGACGGTGTACAGTCGGCGCAGCAGCTGTTGCGCATGGCCTATACTCAGGAGGGTCTCGGGCATTATCCGGCGGCGCTTTATTACCTGAGCTTGGCCCAGGCCTGGCAGCCCCGGCATACTACCTGGGAAAAAATGGTGGACATCGCCCAGCAGCACCGCCTAACGGGCTACCCCAATACCTGGCGGCAAAACCTGGCCATTACCGTCCAGCGCTACTACTACCGCCTGCTGCAGGTGCTGCTAGCACTAGCCGTGGCTGGCGGTACGCTGCTGCTGGTGCGCCGCCGCACCGCCGACCGCGCTTGGTGGGCCATGTATGCTACCTACCTGCTCGTGCTGGGCTTGTTCCTGAACCTGCTGGGGCCGGGCCGGGTAGGGCTGGTGTCGCGGCCGCGGGCACCGCTCATGGCTGGCCCTAGCGCGGGTTCAGCTTGGCTTACAACAGCCGCCGCCGGCGACCGTTTCGAGGTGCAAGGCCAGCACGACATTTGGTACCGCGTGCAGTGGCAGGGCCGCGACGCCTACATCCGCCGCCCCGATTTACTGCTGGTTGAATGAGATAAAATTATCAGGCAGTAACGCCGAAGCCGGCCGTTCTAGAAAAAACGGCCGGCTTCGGTGCGGTTGGGGCAAGATGCTTAGAGGGTAAAGTCGGGCTCTTCCTTCCGAAAATGGTTTAACACCAGCTTATCGGCTAGGCCCGGCAGCCATTTGTTCAGGAACACCGTGAGCTTGCCCTGACCGGTCAGCACCAAGTCGCGGCGGCGCTGCTGCACGGCGCGGAGCAGGTGCTGGGCCACTTCTTCGCTGCTCATCATCTGTTGCTCATTCCGCGGCGACTCACCCTGGGCCGAACCGTCGGCGGCCAGGGCCACGTTGCGGATGTTGGAGGCCGTAAAACCGGGGCAAGCCAGCAGCACGTGCACGCCCTGGGGCAGTAACTCGGTGCGAAGGGCCTCTAGAAAGCCGTGCATGGCGAATTTCGAAGCCGAGTAACCCGTTCGGCCCGGCAGGCCGCGGTAGCCGGCAATGCTGCTGACGCCCACGATGGAGCCTTTGGCCTGGGTAATGTGGGGTAGAGCAAACTTGGTGGTGTACACCGTCCCAAAAAAATTGGTTTGCATCAGGCGCCGGATAACGTCCAAGTCGGCGTCGCGGAACAGGGCCCGCATGCTGATGCCCGCATTGTTGATGAGCACGTCCAGGCGGCCAAAAGCGGCCACGGTTTCTTGTACGGCCCGCTCCGAATCAGCCTCTACCCCCACATCGGCACGGATGGCTAGGTGACTGATTCCGAGGCTGGCCAGCTCCCGGGCCGTATCCTGCAAACGGGCTTCGTCGCGGCCGGTAATGGCTACGCGGGCCCCGGCCCGCCCAAATGCCAGAGCAGTAGCCCGGCCAATGCCGGAGGTACCGCCCGTAATGAGCACTACGTTGTCTTTCATGAAAAGGAAATAACCAGATGCCCTCCGGCTGGAAAGCGCGCAAAACTACGGGTAATTCTGCCAGCATAATGCCACTAACGAGCCTCAACTAGCCTTATAGCACTACGCCGCTGACAGGACATGGAGCGCGTGGTCGAAGCACAAATTGTATTTTATCACGCTATTGTCACTATCTTCGAGCTACGCCGTACCGGTGTTTCCTTTGCTTTGTATGCCCCAGCCTTTTCGTGTGATTCAGAGCAAAAAAACACGCTGTATAAATGGGCGTTTGGCGCAGCTAGCTGAACTCGTTTCTTTCTGCTGTCCAAACCGCCTTACCCTGCAGAAAGGCAGTCAGGCTTGCCGTACAGTGCTACTAACCCGCGGCGGCTTTCTGAAAACGGGGGATGCAGACCGGAAATTTACCATTGGGAGGATTGGAACGCAGAAGGTACTTTTGCTATCAACACGCTACAATGCACTATCGTGAGTGGACAAGCAATAGCCGTTAACATCCTGATTATTATCCGTTCATGTGCCCATAGCCTTAAGTAAACGCGCCTGTTTGTGCGACTTGCTTCCGCTGGTAGCGACGCCCTTACTATTACTACCCGTGCTGAGGTGCTAAAGCACCCGCTACTACCTGCGCTGGCGGCCGCGGTGCGCTGGGCCGGCTATGCTGAGGCCTAGCTTCGGTTAGCCGACAGCCTTGCCTGAATTTGACTTTTTAGCCATACGGCGCCAGCCGGGCTTCTTTCCTTGCATCTTCTTTTTTATTCTATGCCAACACGTTTACTACGCACCTGTTTCCTGCTGTTGATTTGGCTTACGGTGGGGGCACTGCCCGCCGCGGCTACCCACTTGCTGGGTGGTGAAATGAATTATAAATACCTGGATGCCAACGGGCCAACTACGGCTCCCTTCCGCTACCAGGTTACGGTGCTGGTATACCTGAACAAGGAGTCGGGCTCAGTGGCGCCCGATGGCCGCCTGAGCGTAGACATCAGCTTTTATAATAAGTCGCAGAATGGGGCGCGAATTATGTCGGTTACTGTGCCGCGCACCAGCTTTGTGGAAATTACCCCGCCCTCGCCGGGTACTTGCACCCTGCCTAATAGCCGGCCGC of Hymenobacter sublimis contains these proteins:
- a CDS encoding alpha/beta hydrolase family protein; this encodes MKKHYAISYVIILLLLHSVLAAAAPLRAPASPLDGLWKGPLKVPGGQWEVVFRVVPLTGGSYFATLDVPIQRVSGISVAVEVQGDSVSFVAEQVGSRFTGQLSASGQQVQGTWRQNGFKTPLTLQLVPASAVAGAKTRLTPPYQEEEVTFTSSQEALRLAGLLSLPPGTGPFPTAVLVSDAGAQDRDGTVGDYRPMGALADYLTRRGIAVLRFDDRGVGGSSGSAAPATISDVVTDVQAALNFLRTRPEVDLTRLGIIGHGEGGNVALLAAAQPLPPAFVVALAAHGLPGSDIVIQQQTNVLRSLGTDQAQVEQAVKRQQAMLEIIRQTPDDAQAQAIVANMLRQNNSSMDPAAAKASAAELTSARYRQFLSFNPIAKLPDVKCPVLLLNGTADLYVAADANMAPLAKGLKNNKSVVSRKLPGVNHLFQPDPKEWPLVNGQAKEIFSPQAQEAIREWIVEPVKK
- a CDS encoding flavin monoamine oxidase family protein, whose amino-acid sequence is MKLPFTSSIPQARTQLLRSLQQAFRLAVVANEPGAPSADELAEMATSQTRRDFLTNTAKMGLLVSAGGLLSACDTEVVEPALEPQRQQSLGSLTGVAPRVVVVGAGMAGLNCAYQLKKAGVPARVYEASNRAGGRIFTARGLMGPGLTTELGGEFIDSGHADMLQLAQEFGLPLYDVESPSETVLQKDAYFFGGKQYTVAQVIAAFQPYARQMQADIRSLPGTITFEKMNAAAARFDQMSIAAYFDSIHMTGWIRTLLEVAYLTEYGREVNDQTSINFLWLFSADTSKGTFDIFGVSDERYKIKGGNQQLTDALHEQLAGQVTLQHKLVALSQQGSEYHLTFEQASGTRLTVVADYVVLTIPFTILRTVDLQVALPAWKLNAIQNLGYGTNAKLFLGFNGRPWRNNGYTGYLFSDQTAQSGWDSGQLQPTTQTAFTVYLGGQAGVAVGSGSAQSQAGKFLPVLEKAWPGTQAAFNGQVERFHWPTHPHTLASYACYRVGQFSTIAGAEGKPVGNLFFAGEHCSAWYQGFMNGAAETGRMAASDVQAALRTKNTALHQRMRQREKSLA
- a CDS encoding TonB-dependent receptor, which produces MNPTFTRVWLVLTCLVFCTIHTTWGQTATAALGGTVVSVTGSPVAGAAVTAIHLPTGLRRAAATDSAGIFSIPDALVGGPFAVQVTQPSFRTQVITNVFLSADKAVQLSIALAPDVVQVGTRRIDRTVLESAVPVDVIDMRELLATGPQTDLTQILNYSVPSFNSTRQTSADGADHVDPSSLRGLSPDQMLVLVNGKRRHTTALINLLGSRGVGNVGYDLNTVSSNAIDRIEVLRDGAAAQYGSDAIAGVMNINLRADNKGGNVLLSTGITSAGDGLSTLFSLNKGFKLGQKGFLNLTGDVDYRGATTRQYSRSLNSWPVFSSNRASEDSALAANGKTYRDFEQVNGDAKIRNYRLLYNLGAPLSNKVSFYSFGGFNYRRGRAVAPWVLPSAQPADIVDSIFPLGYQPNINTRIHDASGAAGITASLGQWKLDVSHVVGLNRMHYDVSNTLNSTLGTASPTQFDAGGLQFRQNVTNATLSRLFPQVLAGTNVAFGTEYRTENYLIFAGEEASWKDYGRGAAGASGGAQGFIGFDPAAAIEGNRNNIGGFVDVEADITKKWTIGTAVRFENYSDFGSAFIYKLNTRLQLAKFLSVRAGYNTGFRAPSLQQALYRQLTLLPVNNGVVYTGIFNNQSEVTRAAGIPALQPEKSRNFSAGLILTPSPALTFTVDAYQIAIDDRIILSGLLGQGITPALDAALTQANATNAQFFTNAVNTRTQGLDLVASYRRPVGRGNFLASLAANFNRNTIRSIDVPTAFAKLQSDDDLGNNYVDQRQLSLIETGNPKSKLILNTSYEVGKFNLLVRNVRYGQVSSYDFNFDPLAEGSYYLVFKPRLTTDLQLSYKPKQALQLTAGVNNLFNVQPNTIAEAARNGNPPIGFKTQAEFDAYFQNKYGQPSYLPYDFDILPYHSHQMNFNGTFFYLKAVYNFGL